The proteins below come from a single Fusobacterium nucleatum genomic window:
- a CDS encoding DUF1643 domain-containing protein, with protein sequence MNRGIIRKKQIKYIDENDYNRVFVISDLHGYYELFLKFIEKVNLQKDDLLINLGDTCDRGTQSYELYLKYDEMIKQGYNILHILGNHEDMLLTTVYTLDYDRLEHWFINGGKKTIESFKRVTGLSIEDFFDLEKNKFLIDFLSSFPTLIVSDNTIFVHAAYNPDLLAEEQEEYFLIWNRENFWDRNKTGKAIYFGHTPSRKENHTIVYYPNNCTCIDLGTYRYNKIGGIEIKSKKEYYIEMLYQGDDNRRFVLGEVTGDKPLICFGINPSKAKIVDNKLQTDKTIKKIRHIADMENYDGWIMLNLYAQVTSEPNNLDKILNSDLHSKNIEEIEKILNRFPDSNILACWGNLIEKRRYLKYCLKGLKIDNDIADYNFLDEIKDIKGIISLIKGRKWFYRGMITKKGHPRHQLWTENSARLEEFNIKKYIKNL encoded by the coding sequence ATGAACAGAGGAATAATAAGGAAAAAACAGATTAAATATATAGATGAAAATGATTATAATCGTGTTTTTGTAATTTCAGATTTGCATGGATATTATGAATTATTTTTAAAATTTATTGAAAAAGTCAATTTACAAAAAGATGATTTATTGATAAATCTAGGAGACACTTGTGATAGAGGAACACAATCCTATGAACTTTATTTAAAATATGATGAAATGATAAAACAAGGATATAATATTTTACATATTCTTGGTAATCATGAGGATATGCTTTTAACAACAGTATATACTCTTGATTATGATAGACTGGAACATTGGTTTATAAATGGTGGAAAAAAAACAATAGAATCTTTTAAAAGAGTTACTGGACTATCAATTGAAGATTTTTTTGATTTAGAAAAAAATAAATTTCTTATAGATTTTCTATCAAGTTTCCCAACTCTTATAGTTTCAGATAATACTATATTTGTTCATGCAGCTTATAATCCAGATTTATTAGCTGAAGAACAAGAAGAATATTTTTTAATTTGGAACAGGGAGAATTTTTGGGATAGAAATAAAACAGGAAAAGCTATTTATTTTGGACATACTCCGTCTAGAAAAGAAAATCATACAATAGTATATTATCCAAATAATTGTACCTGTATAGATTTAGGAACTTATAGATATAATAAAATAGGAGGGATAGAAATTAAAAGTAAAAAAGAATACTATATTGAAATGTTATATCAAGGAGATGATAATAGAAGATTCGTATTAGGGGAAGTTACAGGAGATAAGCCATTAATTTGTTTTGGTATCAATCCTAGTAAAGCTAAAATTGTAGATAACAAACTTCAAACTGATAAAACTATCAAAAAAATAAGACATATTGCTGATATGGAAAACTATGATGGTTGGATAATGTTAAATTTATATGCACAAGTTACTTCTGAGCCTAATAATTTGGATAAAATTTTAAATAGTGATTTACATAGTAAAAATATTGAAGAAATAGAAAAAATATTAAATAGGTTTCCTGATTCGAATATATTAGCTTGTTGGGGAAATTTAATTGAAAAAAGAAGATATTTAAAATATTGTTTAAAAGGTTTAAAGATAGATAATGATATTGCTGATTACAACTTTCTTGATGAGATAAAAGATATAAAAGGAATTATTAGTTTAATTAAGGGTAGAAAATGGTTTTATAGAGGAATGATTACTAAAAAAGGTCATCCTAGGCATCAACTATGGACTGAAAATAGTGCTAGATTAGAAGAATTTAATATTAAAAAATATATAAAAAATTTATAA
- a CDS encoding ABC transporter permease: MKKYFKIFKISLISYLEYRVNFVLSFLFSLVPFSVSVLLWVAVAKHSEFIKVKEVVSYYFVILIVKNITTTNSIIRFSDDIRLGELNKYLLKPYNYCFYNLMADLPERIVFIVMNFIPLILIYTFLHNYINLDLSLIKVFFFIIFLILGYLINFFIDFLIGLYSFYFSKVSSLYTSIKVLRNLSAGNIFPLLMLPAKIFLTLQFLPFMYTSYVPTMLLLERTSFDLILKNLFISIIWLITLCLFSAMLWKRGMKKYSAYGG, encoded by the coding sequence GTGAAAAAATATTTTAAAATTTTTAAAATAAGTTTGATTAGCTACTTAGAATATAGAGTAAATTTTGTGTTATCTTTTTTATTTTCTTTAGTTCCTTTTTCAGTGAGTGTTCTGCTATGGGTAGCTGTTGCTAAACATAGTGAATTTATAAAAGTAAAAGAAGTAGTTAGTTATTATTTTGTAATTCTTATAGTTAAAAATATAACTACGACAAACTCAATTATTAGATTTTCTGATGATATAAGGCTTGGAGAATTGAATAAATATCTTTTAAAACCATATAATTACTGTTTCTATAATTTAATGGCTGATTTGCCAGAAAGAATAGTTTTTATTGTTATGAACTTTATTCCTTTAATTTTAATTTATACTTTTTTACATAATTATATTAATTTAGATTTATCTTTGATAAAAGTATTCTTTTTTATTATATTTTTAATATTGGGATATTTAATTAATTTTTTTATAGATTTCTTAATTGGACTTTATAGTTTTTATTTTTCAAAAGTTTCTTCTCTTTATACTTCAATAAAAGTTTTAAGAAATTTATCTGCTGGAAATATTTTTCCACTTTTAATGTTACCAGCTAAAATATTTCTGACTTTACAATTTTTACCTTTTATGTACACAAGCTATGTTCCTACTATGCTTTTACTTGAAAGAACTTCTTTTGACTTGATACTAAAAAATTTATTTATATCAATAATTTGGCTAATTACATTATGCTTATTTTCAGCAATGTTATGGAAAAGAGGTATGAAAAAATATTCTGCTTATGGGGGATAA
- a CDS encoding ABC transporter ATP-binding protein: protein MSVQEVNNEYVILTENLCKDYTYYKKEAGLKGSLKNLFHREKLIKKAVQNLSIKIPKGAIVGLIGLNGAGKTTTLKMLTGIIMPTSGKVDVLGYFPFDKKKEYLRHIAMVMGNKSQLWWDLPALDTFELNKIIYEIDDLEYKNTLNSMIEIMGVEKQLNVQVRRLSLGERMKMELIASLIHKPDIVFLDEPTIGLDVITQYNIRNFLKEYCIKYGSTILLTSHNFNDIVTLCDSIILINNGEMIYSDTFKNFQKQFFNQKYFVLKLKEPNVDEFISKLHLENDIKIEKIDSNSIKIATDNNKSLDILKNISGNFIQELNDINIENISMDDVIRKIYQK from the coding sequence ATGTCAGTGCAGGAAGTTAATAATGAATATGTAATTTTAACTGAAAATTTATGTAAAGATTATACTTATTATAAAAAAGAAGCTGGATTAAAAGGTAGTTTAAAAAATTTATTTCATCGTGAAAAACTTATTAAAAAGGCTGTACAAAATCTTTCTATAAAAATTCCTAAGGGAGCTATTGTCGGGCTTATTGGTTTGAATGGAGCAGGAAAAACTACAACTTTAAAAATGTTGACAGGTATTATAATGCCAACAAGTGGTAAAGTAGATGTGTTAGGATATTTTCCTTTTGATAAAAAGAAAGAATATTTACGCCATATTGCTATGGTTATGGGAAATAAAAGTCAACTTTGGTGGGATTTACCAGCATTAGATACATTTGAATTAAACAAAATAATCTATGAAATTGATGATTTGGAGTACAAAAATACTCTTAATTCTATGATTGAAATTATGGGAGTTGAAAAGCAATTAAATGTCCAAGTCAGAAGATTATCACTTGGAGAAAGAATGAAAATGGAGCTTATTGCCAGTTTAATTCATAAACCAGATATAGTATTTTTAGATGAACCTACAATAGGTTTAGATGTAATTACTCAATATAATATCAGAAATTTTTTAAAAGAATATTGTATAAAATATGGTTCAACTATTCTTTTAACTAGCCATAATTTTAATGATATTGTAACACTTTGTGATTCCATAATTTTAATAAATAATGGAGAGATGATTTATTCAGATACATTTAAAAATTTTCAAAAGCAATTTTTCAATCAAAAATATTTTGTACTTAAATTAAAAGAACCTAATGTAGATGAATTTATAAGTAAACTTCATTTAGAAAATGATATTAAAATAGAAAAAATAGATAGCAATTCAATTAAAATAGCAACTGATAATAATAAAAGTTTGGATATATTGAAAAATATTTCAGGAAATTTTATTCAAGAACTTAATGATATTAATATTGAAAATATTAGTATGGATGATGTTATAAGAAAAATCTATCAGAAATAA
- a CDS encoding ABC transporter permease — protein sequence MKRYFQIMKAYLRGSLMYQMEYKFNFLVGGSFELIWMAMYIIFINVAFLHTKDINGWNKYQMLMLTFQGGLMDSVFTFAVVLGLKRLPELINKGTLDFLLLKPVNKKFNISFNEFDIPQIKNIFINIFGIIYCIKKLHIILTPVKILIYILLSINGFLMIYSIMFMLMSLAFWFMRMDIVMGIGSELITVGNKPMSIYPNIIQKILIFIIPLFVCFNFPILYIVKGLNLYFIIYSFIATAICFMILNFIFKRGLRRYVSAGS from the coding sequence GTGAAAAGATATTTTCAGATAATGAAAGCATATTTAAGAGGTTCTTTGATGTATCAAATGGAATATAAATTCAATTTTTTAGTAGGAGGAAGCTTTGAACTTATATGGATGGCTATGTATATAATATTTATAAATGTAGCATTTTTACATACCAAAGATATTAATGGCTGGAATAAATATCAGATGTTGATGCTTACCTTTCAAGGTGGACTTATGGATTCAGTATTTACATTTGCAGTAGTCCTAGGATTAAAAAGATTGCCAGAATTAATAAATAAAGGAACCTTAGATTTTTTATTGTTAAAACCTGTCAATAAAAAATTCAATATTTCATTTAATGAATTTGATATTCCACAAATAAAAAATATTTTTATAAATATATTTGGAATTATTTACTGTATAAAAAAACTCCACATAATATTAACACCTGTAAAAATTTTAATATATATTTTATTGTCAATTAATGGATTTCTAATGATATATTCAATTATGTTTATGCTAATGAGCTTAGCATTTTGGTTTATGAGAATGGATATTGTTATGGGGATTGGTTCAGAGTTAATTACTGTTGGAAATAAACCAATGTCAATTTATCCTAATATTATTCAAAAAATTTTAATCTTTATTATTCCATTATTTGTTTGTTTTAATTTCCCAATTCTATATATAGTGAAAGGGTTAAATTTATATTTTATTATCTATTCCTTTATAGCAACAGCTATCTGTTTTATGATTTTAAATTTCATTTTTAAAAGGGGGTTAAGAAGATATGTCAGTGCAGGAAGTTAA
- the pepF gene encoding oligoendopeptidase F, which translates to MKDRKTIDKKYKWNLNDIYENYDIWESDLEKFEKLTKEVPKFKGEIKKSSKKFVELEILMEKIAKLLDRLYLYPYMLKDLDSTDEITSIKMQEIEMIYSKFATETAWISPEMLEIPEETMNEWIKKYPELQERKFDLSEMYRLRKHVLSEDKEQLLSHFSQFMGSSSDIYAELSISDIKWNTVKFSTGEEIPVSNGVYSKILATNRNQGDRKLAFEALYKSYENSKNTFAAIYRAIVQRNVASCNARNYESSLDRALENKNIPRKVYFSLVESAQENTAPLRRYVELRKKALKLKEYHYYDNSINIVDYNKIFKYDDAKEMVLKSVEPLGEDYQQKMERAISEGWLDVFETKNKRSGAYSINIYDVHPYMLLNYQETMDDVFTLAHELGHTLHSMLSSEAQPYSTADYTIFVAEVASTFNERLILDYMLKNSNDSLEKIALLEQALGNIVGTYYIQTLFATYEYEAHKMIEEYKAITPDILSDIMFNLFKKYFGNTVTIDELQKIIWARIPHFYNSPFYVYQYATSFASSAKLYEDLKANPENREKYLTLLKSGGNNHPMEQLKLAGVDLTKKESFDAVAHEFDRLLDILEDELKKINLI; encoded by the coding sequence ATGAAAGATAGAAAAACAATAGATAAAAAATATAAATGGAACTTAAATGATATTTATGAAAATTATGATATATGGGAAAGTGATCTAGAAAAGTTTGAAAAACTTACAAAAGAAGTTCCTAAATTTAAAGGTGAAATAAAAAAGAGTTCCAAAAAATTTGTGGAATTAGAAATATTAATGGAAAAGATAGCAAAACTTTTGGATAGACTATATCTTTATCCGTATATGTTAAAGGATTTAGATTCAACAGATGAAATTACTTCTATAAAAATGCAAGAGATAGAAATGATTTACTCAAAATTTGCAACTGAAACTGCTTGGATAAGTCCAGAAATGTTAGAAATTCCAGAAGAAACTATGAATGAATGGATAAAAAAATATCCTGAATTGCAAGAAAGAAAGTTTGATTTATCAGAAATGTATAGATTAAGAAAACATGTACTTTCAGAAGATAAAGAACAATTACTTTCACATTTTTCACAATTTATGGGCTCATCTTCTGATATATATGCTGAACTTTCAATATCAGATATAAAATGGAATACTGTTAAATTTTCAACTGGAGAAGAAATTCCAGTGTCAAATGGAGTTTATTCAAAAATTTTAGCAACTAATAGAAATCAAGGAGATAGAAAGTTAGCTTTTGAAGCATTATATAAAAGTTATGAAAATAGTAAAAATACTTTTGCAGCAATATATAGAGCTATTGTACAAAGAAATGTAGCTTCCTGTAATGCTAGAAACTATGAATCTTCACTTGATAGAGCCTTAGAAAATAAAAATATTCCTAGAAAAGTATATTTTTCTTTGGTTGAATCTGCACAAGAAAATACTGCTCCACTTAGAAGATATGTAGAACTTAGAAAGAAAGCATTAAAATTAAAAGAATATCACTACTATGACAACAGTATAAACATAGTTGATTACAATAAAATTTTTAAATATGATGATGCTAAGGAAATGGTTTTAAAGTCTGTTGAACCATTAGGAGAAGATTATCAACAAAAAATGGAAAGAGCTATAAGTGAAGGTTGGCTTGATGTATTTGAAACTAAAAATAAAAGAAGTGGTGCATATTCAATAAATATTTATGATGTTCACCCTTATATGCTTTTAAATTACCAGGAAACTATGGATGATGTCTTTACTTTGGCACATGAGTTAGGACATACATTACATAGTATGTTGTCAAGTGAGGCACAACCTTATTCAACAGCAGATTATACAATATTTGTTGCAGAAGTAGCTTCAACATTTAATGAAAGATTAATTTTAGATTATATGCTAAAAAATTCAAATGATAGCTTAGAAAAAATTGCTTTACTTGAACAAGCATTGGGCAATATAGTGGGAACTTATTATATACAAACTTTATTTGCAACTTATGAATATGAAGCACATAAGATGATAGAAGAATATAAGGCAATAACTCCTGATATTTTAAGTGATATTATGTTTAACTTATTTAAAAAATATTTTGGAAATACAGTTACAATAGATGAATTACAAAAAATTATTTGGGCAAGAATACCTCATTTTTATAATTCACCTTTCTATGTTTACCAATATGCAACTTCATTTGCAAGTTCAGCAAAACTATATGAAGACTTAAAAGCTAATCCTGAAAACAGAGAAAAATATTTAACTCTTTTAAAATCAGGTGGAAATAATCACCCTATGGAGCAATTAAAATTAGCAGGTGTAGATTTAACTAAGAAAGAATCTTTTGATGCTGTTGCACATGAATTTGATAGATTACTTGATATTTTAGAAGATGAATTGAAAAAAATAAATTTGATTTAA
- a CDS encoding uracil-xanthine permease family protein yields MEKLSLQTKIVLGMQHVLAMFGATVLVPFLTGLNPSIALICAGVGTLIFHSVTKGIVPVFLGSSFAFIGATALVFKEQGVAILKGGIISAGLVYVIMSFIVLKFGVEKIKSFFPPVVVGPIIMVIGLRLSPVALSMAGYSNSTFDRDSLIIALIVVITMIFISILKKSFFRLVPILISVAVGYIVAYFMGDVDLSKVHEASWIGLPTGALDTIITLPKFTFTGVVALAPIALVVFIEHIGDITTNGAVVGKDFFKDPGVHRTLLGDGLATMAAGLLGGPANTTYGENTGVLAVTKVYDPAILRIAACFAIALGFIGKFGVILQTIPQPVMGGVSIILFGMIAAVGVRTIVEAQLDFTHSRNLIIAALIFVLGIAIGDITIWGTISVSGLALAALVGIVLNKVLPEDK; encoded by the coding sequence ATGGAAAAACTTAGTTTACAAACAAAAATTGTTTTAGGAATGCAACATGTACTTGCAATGTTCGGGGCAACTGTATTAGTACCTTTTTTAACAGGACTTAATCCATCAATAGCACTTATTTGTGCTGGAGTTGGAACTTTAATATTTCACAGTGTTACAAAAGGAATAGTACCTGTGTTCTTAGGTTCATCTTTTGCTTTTATAGGAGCAACTGCCTTAGTTTTTAAGGAACAAGGAGTTGCTATATTAAAAGGTGGTATTATATCTGCTGGTCTTGTGTATGTTATTATGTCTTTTATTGTTTTAAAATTTGGTGTTGAAAAAATAAAGTCATTTTTTCCACCAGTTGTTGTAGGTCCAATAATAATGGTTATAGGATTAAGACTTAGTCCAGTGGCATTGAGTATGGCAGGATATAGCAATAGTACATTTGACAGAGATAGTTTGATTATTGCATTAATTGTTGTTATCACTATGATATTTATTAGTATCTTAAAGAAATCATTTTTTAGATTAGTACCAATTTTAATTTCAGTTGCTGTTGGTTATATTGTTGCATATTTTATGGGAGATGTTGATTTGTCAAAAGTTCATGAAGCAAGTTGGATAGGTTTACCAACAGGTGCTTTGGATACTATTATTACATTACCTAAATTTACTTTTACAGGAGTTGTTGCACTTGCACCAATAGCTTTGGTTGTGTTTATTGAACATATTGGAGATATAACAACAAATGGAGCTGTTGTTGGAAAAGATTTCTTTAAGGATCCAGGAGTTCATAGAACATTGTTAGGAGATGGACTTGCTACAATGGCAGCAGGACTTTTAGGTGGGCCAGCTAACACAACTTATGGAGAAAATACAGGAGTTCTTGCTGTAACAAAAGTTTATGATCCTGCAATATTAAGAATAGCAGCTTGTTTTGCAATAGCTTTAGGTTTTATAGGAAAATTTGGAGTAATACTTCAAACAATACCTCAACCAGTTATGGGAGGAGTTTCTATAATATTATTTGGAATGATAGCAGCTGTTGGAGTAAGAACAATAGTTGAAGCACAACTTGATTTTACACATTCAAGAAATTTAATAATAGCAGCCTTAATATTTGTTTTGGGAATTGCTATTGGGGATATAACTATCTGGGGAACAATTTCTGTTTCAGGTTTAGCATTAGCTGCACTTGTAGGAATAGTCTTAAATAAAGTTCTACCAGAAGATAAATAA
- a CDS encoding thioesterase family protein, with translation MLKVGMKLEVEKVVTENDTAAKAASGSVEVLATPIMIAWMEEASLNLVQKELENGLTTVGTEVNIKHLKGTLVGKTVKVVSVLKEIDRKKLVFDVEVLEDGIVVGTGTHIRFIIDPVKFYEKLKNIK, from the coding sequence ATGTTAAAAGTTGGAATGAAATTAGAAGTTGAAAAAGTTGTAACTGAAAATGATACTGCTGCAAAAGCTGCCTCAGGATCTGTTGAAGTTTTAGCTACTCCTATTATGATAGCTTGGATGGAAGAAGCTTCTTTAAATTTAGTACAAAAAGAATTAGAAAATGGATTAACAACTGTTGGAACAGAAGTCAATATTAAACATTTAAAAGGAACTTTGGTTGGAAAAACTGTTAAAGTAGTTTCTGTTTTAAAAGAAATAGATAGAAAAAAACTTGTGTTTGATGTAGAAGTTTTAGAAGATGGAATTGTTGTTGGAACTGGAACTCATATAAGATTTATTATTGATCCAGTAAAATTTTATGAAAAATTAAAGAATATAAAATAA
- a CDS encoding thiamine diphosphokinase, producing the protein MKIAYLFLNGELRGSRKFYLNFIEKQKGDIYCADGGANICYELNLLPKEIYGDLDSIKDEVKEFYQKKRVKFIKFKIEKDYTDSELVLNEIQNKYDVIYCIAGLGGSIDHELTNINLLDKYSNLIFISEKEKIFKIDSNYKFNNMINTKISFVIFSDEVKGLTLKGFKYNIENLDIKKGEARCISNIILENEANLFIKSGSLLCVIKQN; encoded by the coding sequence ATGAAAATTGCTTATTTATTTTTAAATGGTGAATTAAGAGGAAGTAGAAAATTCTATTTGAATTTTATTGAAAAACAAAAAGGAGATATTTATTGTGCTGATGGTGGGGCTAATATCTGCTATGAATTAAATTTATTGCCAAAAGAAATCTATGGAGATTTAGATTCTATTAAAGATGAAGTAAAAGAATTTTATCAGAAAAAAAGAGTTAAATTTATAAAATTTAAGATTGAAAAAGACTATACTGACAGTGAATTAGTTTTAAATGAAATTCAAAATAAATATGATGTAATATATTGTATTGCAGGTTTAGGTGGAAGCATAGATCATGAACTTACAAATATAAATTTACTAGATAAATATTCAAATTTAATTTTTATTTCTGAAAAAGAAAAAATTTTTAAAATTGATAGTAATTATAAATTTAATAATATGATTAATACAAAAATATCTTTTGTGATATTTTCTGATGAAGTAAAAGGTTTAACTTTAAAAGGTTTCAAATATAATATTGAAAACTTGGATATAAAAAAAGGAGAAGCTAGATGCATAAGTAATATTATTCTTGAAAATGAAGCTAATCTTTTTATTAAATCTGGTTCACTTTTATGTGTAATTAAACAAAATTAA
- a CDS encoding endonuclease/exonuclease/phosphatase family protein, giving the protein MKKWKLLSVIFALFFSLSILSLADEAYIASFNILRLGSAKKNMIQTAKILQGFDIVGLVEVINRDGVEELVDELNKQSDEKWDYHISPFGVGSSKYKEYFAYVYKKDKVKFIKSEGFYKNGKSPLLREPYGATFQIGNFDFTLVLVHTIYGNNESQRKAENFKMVDVYNYFQDRDEKENDIFIAGDFNLYALDESFKPLYKHSDKITYAIDPAIKTTIGAKGRANSYDNFFFSQKYSQEFTGSSGALDFSGDNPKLMREIISDHIPVFIVVETSKDDD; this is encoded by the coding sequence ATGAAAAAGTGGAAATTATTATCAGTTATATTTGCATTATTTTTTAGCTTATCTATTTTAAGTTTGGCTGATGAAGCATATATAGCAAGTTTTAATATTTTAAGATTAGGTTCTGCAAAAAAAAATATGATACAAACTGCAAAAATATTACAAGGTTTTGATATAGTTGGTTTAGTTGAAGTTATAAACAGAGATGGTGTTGAAGAATTGGTAGATGAACTTAATAAACAAAGTGATGAAAAATGGGATTATCATATATCTCCATTTGGAGTAGGTTCATCTAAATATAAAGAATATTTTGCCTATGTGTATAAAAAAGATAAAGTAAAATTTATAAAATCAGAAGGTTTTTATAAAAATGGTAAAAGTCCACTTTTAAGAGAGCCTTATGGAGCAACATTTCAAATAGGAAATTTTGATTTTACTCTTGTTTTAGTCCATACAATTTATGGTAATAATGAATCTCAAAGGAAAGCTGAAAATTTTAAAATGGTTGATGTGTATAATTATTTCCAAGATAGAGATGAAAAAGAAAATGATATTTTTATAGCAGGAGATTTTAATTTATATGCCTTAGATGAATCTTTTAAACCTTTATATAAACATTCAGATAAAATTACTTATGCAATAGATCCTGCTATAAAGACAACAATAGGAGCTAAAGGTCGAGCAAACTCTTATGATAATTTCTTTTTTAGCCAAAAATATTCACAAGAATTTACAGGTTCAAGTGGAGCATTAGATTTTTCAGGAGATAATCCTAAACTTATGAGAGAGATTATTTCAGACCATATTCCAGTATTTATTGTTGTTGAAACTTCTAAGGATGATGATTAA
- a CDS encoding HAD family hydrolase, with protein MIAAFFDIDGTIYRNALLIEHFKKLIKYELFDDIQYRLKVAEAYNLWDTRKGDYDDYLLDLTKLYVVAIKDLPVKYNDFISDQVLLLKGNRVYTYTREMIEWHKKKGHKVFFISGSPSFLVSRMAKKMGVDDFCGSVYEIDEKTQTFSGKIIKPMWDSVHKQEAIENFIKKYNIDLAKSYAYGDTNGDFSMLSLVGNPRAINPSKELITKIKNDKNLSSKTQIIIERKDVIYKLNSNVELIEF; from the coding sequence ATGATAGCAGCTTTTTTTGATATAGATGGAACAATATATAGAAATGCTTTACTTATAGAACATTTTAAGAAATTAATAAAGTATGAACTTTTTGATGACATTCAGTATAGATTAAAAGTAGCAGAAGCATATAATCTTTGGGACACGAGAAAAGGAGATTATGATGATTATTTACTTGATTTGACTAAATTATACGTAGTTGCTATAAAAGATTTACCTGTAAAATACAATGATTTTATTTCTGATCAAGTTTTACTATTAAAGGGTAATAGAGTGTATACATATACAAGAGAAATGATTGAATGGCATAAGAAAAAGGGACATAAGGTATTTTTTATATCAGGTAGTCCATCATTTTTAGTTTCAAGAATGGCTAAAAAGATGGGAGTTGATGATTTTTGTGGCTCTGTTTATGAAATTGATGAAAAAACTCAAACATTTTCGGGTAAAATAATAAAACCTATGTGGGATTCTGTCCATAAACAAGAAGCAATAGAGAATTTTATAAAAAAATACAATATTGATTTGGCTAAAAGCTATGCCTATGGAGATACTAATGGAGACTTTTCAATGTTATCTTTGGTAGGAAATCCAAGAGCTATAAATCCTAGTAAAGAACTTATTACTAAAATAAAAAATGATAAAAATTTGAGTTCTAAAACACAAATTATAATTGAAAGAAAAGATGTTATTTACAAATTAAATTCAAATGTTGAACTAATTGAATTTTAA
- a CDS encoding Rrf2 family transcriptional regulator, with protein MKIKNEVRYALQIIYYLTLHRDKDIISSNEISAEENIPRLFCLRIIKKLEKAGVVKIFRGAKGGYVLTRDPKRLTFRDIIEIIDDDIVLQPCIDSSTICSTRGADCTIRHALKKIQDELLDDFDKINFYDLVENNTGLQI; from the coding sequence ATGAAAATAAAAAATGAAGTTAGATATGCTTTACAAATTATATATTATCTTACTTTGCATAGAGATAAGGATATTATTTCATCAAATGAAATATCTGCTGAGGAGAATATTCCAAGATTATTCTGTTTGCGTATAATTAAAAAACTTGAAAAAGCTGGAGTTGTTAAAATATTTAGAGGTGCAAAAGGTGGATATGTTCTAACAAGAGATCCTAAAAGACTTACTTTTAGAGATATTATAGAAATTATAGATGATGATATAGTTTTACAACCTTGTATAGATAGTTCTACTATTTGCTCTACTAGAGGTGCAGATTGTACTATAAGACATGCATTGAAAAAAATTCAAGATGAATTATTAGATGATTTTGACAAAATCAATTTTTATGATTTAGTTGAAAACAATACTGGATTACAAATTTAA
- a CDS encoding MmcQ/YjbR family DNA-binding protein, whose amino-acid sequence MREIKDFIKNKKINFKKLKEFGFELIDNSYYYHTSLLKNQFKMSVKINIDNSIFTEIIDTETNEPYVLHLLEIKRSGYSEKIYKAYSEILEKVKKVCFEDEIFKANYTKEIVAYVKNKYGDELEFLWEKSPKNAVVRRKSSNKWYAVILTISKRKIGLESDEVIEVINLHNIPKEIEKLIDYKRYFPAYHMNKKHWCTICLDGTIELKEIYKKIDISYELAK is encoded by the coding sequence ATGAGAGAGATAAAAGACTTTATTAAAAATAAAAAAATAAATTTTAAAAAACTTAAAGAATTTGGTTTTGAATTAATAGATAATTCTTATTACTATCATACTTCTTTACTAAAAAATCAATTTAAGATGTCTGTTAAAATTAATATAGATAATTCAATTTTTACTGAAATAATAGATACAGAAACTAATGAACCTTATGTATTACACCTTTTAGAAATAAAGAGAAGTGGTTATAGTGAAAAAATCTATAAAGCATATAGTGAAATTTTAGAAAAGGTTAAAAAAGTATGTTTTGAAGATGAGATATTTAAAGCTAACTATACAAAAGAAATTGTAGCTTATGTTAAAAATAAATATGGAGATGAATTAGAATTTTTATGGGAAAAATCTCCTAAAAATGCAGTTGTTCGGAGAAAATCTAGTAATAAATGGTATGCTGTGATATTGACTATATCTAAAAGAAAAATTGGTTTAGAGAGTGATGAAGTTATTGAAGTAATTAATCTTCATAACATACCAAAAGAAATTGAAAAACTTATAGATTATAAAAGATATTTTCCAGCCTATCATATGAACAAAAAACATTGGTGTACAATTTGTCTTGATGGAACTATTGAATTGAAAGAAATTTATAAGAAAATTGATATTAGTTATGAATTGGCAAAATGA